GACGGTCGCGATTCACAGGCCTACGAAGGCTCCAGCGACATGCCCGAGACCATGCGCAATCATGATCCGCTAGCCCAGCGTCAATACCTCTACGATGACGACCTAGAAACCGAAGATGATCTGGATAATGAATTTTCCAGTGACGATTCCGAAGAGGATGAAGAAGATCTCTTTGACCCGGAGGATGACGACTGAGGACGCGACTAAGCAAAACTTAGGCTAAAGGCCATAGACTTTAGAAGTGATTAATCCAGTTCATCTGCGCACACTGCTAGAAGTTGTGGCGCATCGTTCCTTTGCCACGGCCGCATCTCGCCTGGGCTACACGGCCAGTGCTGTATCTCAGCAGATGACAGCACTAGAACGTAGCACCGGGACGACCCTATTTGTTCGTGGTGCCCGTTCGATCACTCCCACTCCGGGAGCCATGCGCATGATTCGCCATGCCAAACGCGTACTGACTGACCTTGATGCTCTCATGGCGGACGTTGCCACGATCTCCACCGATGACACGGCACTTGAAGAGATCAAACTGGGAATCTTCCCTTCCTTGGCCACCTACGCGTTGCCACAAATCCTTAAAGCTCCCGATTGGGCATCCTTGGGCATCAACCTCAGGTTGTGGATCGGTGAACCACAACAAACCGTCGCGGGTCTGGGTACCGGTGGGGATCTTGATCTGGCGCTGATCTTCCAGGTGGGTCCCGGCGGACTGTCCTGGCCGGCATCGCTAGAACGTACTTGGTTGGGTGATGACCAATTCCGTGTCGTTATTCCTGCTTCGTGGCCCATCGCCGATGACTCGCAGCTCACCGTTGATCAGCTAGCCGAATGGCCATGGATCTTCCACCACCCGGGAACCTCCGATGCCACATTGATTTCTCGGCTCTTCTCTTCATACAACATCCACCCACAGGTGGCTGCCTACTGCGACGACTTCAATGCCTCCCTGAGTTTAGTCTCTTCCGGACTCGGTGCAGCATTGGTACCGGATTTGGCGATGGCTAATGCGCCTAAGGACATTCGAATTGTTGATGCCCCCGAGATTCGTCTAGCACGATCCATCTTTGCGTTGAAACCAGAGAATTCGAAGAAGCCAAAGGTCGCCTTGGTTCTGGATCGCCTAGCCCAGATCTTGGCACAGTAACCTTCACTTTCCTAGGGCATCATGGGTGCCCCAAAAACCTTGAGGAGTCATCCGTGCAATCCACCGGCACGCCGGCCGCTACGGCAACCAATGTTGTTTCCAAGGTGTACGGTCCGATCGGGCATATCGAACTGGATCGACCTGCCAAGCTGAACGCCTTGACCTTGCAGATGCTCACAGAGCTAACTCGTGTGCTGAAGCTATGGGCGAAGGATCCTGCCATCTCTTTGGTTCTGCTCACTGGTCGTGGTGAACGTGCTTTCTGTGCCGGCGGGGACATCGCTGATTTTCATCGAGCCGTCACGACCGGAGCTCATCAAGAATTCATTGATCTGTTGTCGATGGAATTCGACCTGGATTATCTGGTCTCGACTTATCCCAAGCCATTGATTACTTTGGCCCACGGAATCACCATGGGTGGCGGGGTGGGTTTGGCCTCGCACGCTCCGGTCCGTTTGGTGACCCAGAGCGCCACCATGGGTATGCCAGAAGCAAAGATCGGTTACACCCCTGATGTGGGTGGCAGTCATCTGCTCGCGAACACTCCCGGATATTTTGGTGAGTACTTCGCTATGAGCGCGGCCTCCTTCACTGGTGCCGACGCGGTATATCTAGGATTTGCTGACGTTATCGTCAACGATACTTTCGCCGAAAACATTCTGGATGAGCTTGATGAATTCGTGGGACTGTCGGCAGGTGAAATCATCTCAGCTATCGAAGTACTGCACGGAGCCCCCGAATCCTACGCCTTAGAACTCAGCCAGGGATGGGTTGACCATGCTTTCAGTGCCGATAGCCCACAAGAAGTGCTTGAACGACTAGAGAAAATGGTGCATCCAGCTGCACAACAAGCAGCGCAGCTGATCTTAGCTAATTCACCTTCCAGCATCACTAGCGCGTTCTACACAGTCCGTCAGGCGCGCACCGAACAGGATCTACGTTCCGCCTTGGACAGGGAATTACGCATGGCTGAACACCTGATGCATCTTCCTGATCTTGCCGAAGGAATTCGTGCACAGGTCATCGATAAAGACCGCAACCCACGCTGGTCCCCCGCCTCCATCAGTGACGTGGACCAGCAGGCATTGCGTTCGTTGGCCGAAGGTACCGAGCTCTAGCTATCGGCGCCGGGCCTTCCTTCGGGACGCGTGACATCAGCATGCACCGGACGCACCTTGGCAGAATCTTTCGGCTCAATTCGTGGTGCGCTGACCGCATCTTGAGGTTCACGTACCTTGGCTGGTTCAATGCCTACGCCCACTGGTTCTTCAAAGTGTAGGGGTGCATGCTCACCAAAGTGATCAGCATCGGCCTCGTCCCAATCTTCCTTCCACGAACCTGGTGCATCATGAAGTAATTCACCGGGACGCAGCCAGTGGAACAGTGAAGCGTAGGACCGTGTGGACTGAAGATTCACACGCCTACGAAGCATCCTCGTATTGAGCTGGGTTGGGCTGCTCAATCCCATGGAAGCCATGATCTGTGCACATTCAGTAACTGTCAGGCGATGATAGTTGTAAACACGGTGCCCCTTATCTTCAACATCCAGCGCACGCATCAACCTCTTGTTTTGGGTGGCCACCCCGACAGGGCAGTGATTGGTGTGGCACTGTTGTGCCTGGATGCATCCGGTGGCCATCATCATGGAGCGTGCTGAGAAGGTGAAGTCTGCCCCTTGGATCAGACGCTTAATAATGTCAGAGCCATTGGCGATCTTGCCGGCTGCAGCCAATCGGATTTCGTCGCGGAGCCCGGCGCCCACCAAGGTATTGTGCACCAGCATTAATCCTTCGGTCAGAGGTGCACCCACATGATCTTCGTACTCCAGTGGTGCGGCGCCGGTACCGCCTTCGGCGCCATCAATAGTTATGAAGTCAACCAGAATTCCGGTGTCGAGCATGCCCTTGCACAGGGCCATGACATCAGTGCGTGAGCCAACACAGAACTTAATTCCCACCGGTTTACCGCCACTGAGCTCACGGAGCTTTGCGACAAAGTGCATCAGTTCGCGGGGCGTAGAGAACTCTGCGTGGCTGGCTGGTGAGATGCAGTCTTCGCCCATCGGAACGTCTCGAGCTTCGGAGATTTCCGCGGTGACCTTAGCAGCTGGAAGCACTCCGCCCAGACCTGGCTTGGCACCTTGGGAGAGCTTGATGGTGATGCCCTTGACGTTGGGAAGTTTGGCCTTGGCGGCAAAGGTTTCTGGGTTAAAACGACCTTCCGGGGTACGGCAGCCAAAGTAACCTGAGCCGATTTCCCAGAAAAGGTCTGCCCCGTATTCCAAGTGGTATTTAGTCAGTCCACCTTCACCGGTTTCGTGGACAAAATCGCCCATTTCTGCGCCCTTGTTCATGGCCAACACCGCGTTGGCCGATAAGGCACCGAAACTCATCGACGAGATGTTCATCAGTGAAATCTCGTATGGCTGAGTACATTGGCTGGAACCAACTTTGACTCGGAATTGGCTGCTCGGCGGCGCCACGGGTGCCACCGACTGCAGAAGGTACTCGTGGCCAACTGCATTCACATCGCGTTCAGTACCAAAGGCCTTGTGACTGTCGGCGCCCTTGGCTCGTGCGTAGATCAGAGAACGCGTGTCACGGTCAAAAGGTTTACCGTCGGTATTGCGCTCGATGAAGTACTGCTGGATTTCCGGGCGAATGAATTCAAAAAGATAACGCGCATGCCCAACAATCGGGAAGTTGCGCAGGATCGCATGTTTCTTCTGCACGAGGTCATGGATACCAAGAAGCACCAGTAGACCAGTGAGCGCGACCAAGATCCACCAGACCCATTCGCCGGAAGTACCGGCGAGGATCGCGGTGACGACAAACCCTGTGGCGAGAACGCCGAGGAACAGCAGAACCACAATTCTCATCATGGTGCGAGCCTAATATTTATTAGCTCACTTGTCAGGCATCTAGCCCAGCAAAATCTGATCTACCTCACGAATTGCCATCTGTGAGAAGAGCGAATCTTCCCTAGCCAGCAGTTCAGCGGCCCGCCCACTTTCAGCAACGACGCCATTATCGATAACCATTGTCAGTTGTGCCTGTCCTGCGGTGGCGAGGCGGTGGCTAATCATGACTACCGACATCCCCTGTAGGCGACGCCGCTCTACCGCCTGCAAAACAAGGTGCTCGCTGGCTGCATCAAGCGCACTACTTGATTCATCCATAATCAATACGGCAGGTTTCCTGATCAGTGCACGGGCCAGCGCCAGCCGTTGGCGTTGCCCACCAGAAAGTCGTGTGGCACGGTCTCCGAGTCGGGTGTCCAGCCCTGATTTCTGTCCGGTCAGCCAGTCGCCTAGGCCCAATTCTTCGAGTACTGAAATTAGTTGTTCATCGGTGATGCCCTGCCGTCCTAAGAGCAGATTGTCGCGCACCGTGCCGCGCACAATCAGTGATTCTTGGGAGACGAGGATGATCTTTTGACGAAGCTCATCCAAGCTGGCCGTGGTGATATCAACGTCG
The nucleotide sequence above comes from Glutamicibacter sp. B1. Encoded proteins:
- a CDS encoding LysR family transcriptional regulator, with protein sequence MINPVHLRTLLEVVAHRSFATAASRLGYTASAVSQQMTALERSTGTTLFVRGARSITPTPGAMRMIRHAKRVLTDLDALMADVATISTDDTALEEIKLGIFPSLATYALPQILKAPDWASLGINLRLWIGEPQQTVAGLGTGGDLDLALIFQVGPGGLSWPASLERTWLGDDQFRVVIPASWPIADDSQLTVDQLAEWPWIFHHPGTSDATLISRLFSSYNIHPQVAAYCDDFNASLSLVSSGLGAALVPDLAMANAPKDIRIVDAPEIRLARSIFALKPENSKKPKVALVLDRLAQILAQ
- a CDS encoding enoyl-CoA hydratase/isomerase family protein, whose protein sequence is MQSTGTPAATATNVVSKVYGPIGHIELDRPAKLNALTLQMLTELTRVLKLWAKDPAISLVLLTGRGERAFCAGGDIADFHRAVTTGAHQEFIDLLSMEFDLDYLVSTYPKPLITLAHGITMGGGVGLASHAPVRLVTQSATMGMPEAKIGYTPDVGGSHLLANTPGYFGEYFAMSAASFTGADAVYLGFADVIVNDTFAENILDELDEFVGLSAGEIISAIEVLHGAPESYALELSQGWVDHAFSADSPQEVLERLEKMVHPAAQQAAQLILANSPSSITSAFYTVRQARTEQDLRSALDRELRMAEHLMHLPDLAEGIRAQVIDKDRNPRWSPASISDVDQQALRSLAEGTEL
- a CDS encoding FMN-binding glutamate synthase family protein, which encodes MMRIVVLLFLGVLATGFVVTAILAGTSGEWVWWILVALTGLLVLLGIHDLVQKKHAILRNFPIVGHARYLFEFIRPEIQQYFIERNTDGKPFDRDTRSLIYARAKGADSHKAFGTERDVNAVGHEYLLQSVAPVAPPSSQFRVKVGSSQCTQPYEISLMNISSMSFGALSANAVLAMNKGAEMGDFVHETGEGGLTKYHLEYGADLFWEIGSGYFGCRTPEGRFNPETFAAKAKLPNVKGITIKLSQGAKPGLGGVLPAAKVTAEISEARDVPMGEDCISPASHAEFSTPRELMHFVAKLRELSGGKPVGIKFCVGSRTDVMALCKGMLDTGILVDFITIDGAEGGTGAAPLEYEDHVGAPLTEGLMLVHNTLVGAGLRDEIRLAAAGKIANGSDIIKRLIQGADFTFSARSMMMATGCIQAQQCHTNHCPVGVATQNKRLMRALDVEDKGHRVYNYHRLTVTECAQIMASMGLSSPTQLNTRMLRRRVNLQSTRSYASLFHWLRPGELLHDAPGSWKEDWDEADADHFGEHAPLHFEEPVGVGIEPAKVREPQDAVSAPRIEPKDSAKVRPVHADVTRPEGRPGADS